A region of Piscinibacter gummiphilus DNA encodes the following proteins:
- a CDS encoding SHOCT domain-containing protein produces the protein MIHPTAFRRATACALLGLAFALPAYAQKPLDWALGGNPPKEAPGEKLIFRIGESSGLELVPRENGAAPNDQPRTVDPAVLRQQLMLLTYVTPKGAAEPLFSDDEATDISGPLAKAFAIAKPTQDVLLFSSYRRDSYFVPPLGMTARLFLLGDKLNVIVGQPRIEYYGQWRINASVRPALVFGSRTTAGKAKLQAPEGVLVRSDWGVLPLVSVATAPARTAPPAIAPVPVPVQAAPAVAPAAAPAPAAAPVTDPEARLRTLKRLRDGGLISEEEFQQKKAEILKTL, from the coding sequence ATGATCCACCCCACCGCGTTCCGCCGTGCGACCGCCTGCGCCCTGCTCGGGCTCGCCTTCGCCCTGCCCGCGTACGCCCAGAAGCCGCTCGACTGGGCCCTCGGCGGCAACCCGCCGAAGGAAGCGCCGGGCGAGAAGCTCATCTTCCGCATCGGTGAATCGAGCGGGCTGGAGCTCGTGCCGCGCGAGAATGGTGCCGCACCGAACGACCAGCCGCGCACGGTCGACCCGGCCGTGCTGCGCCAGCAGCTGATGCTGCTCACGTACGTGACCCCGAAGGGCGCGGCGGAGCCGCTGTTCTCCGACGACGAGGCCACCGACATCTCGGGCCCCCTCGCCAAGGCGTTCGCGATCGCCAAGCCGACGCAGGACGTGCTGCTGTTCTCGTCGTACCGCCGTGATTCCTACTTCGTGCCGCCTCTCGGCATGACGGCGCGCCTGTTCCTGCTCGGCGACAAGCTCAACGTGATCGTCGGGCAGCCGCGCATCGAGTACTACGGGCAGTGGCGCATCAACGCGAGCGTGCGTCCGGCGCTCGTGTTCGGTTCGCGCACCACGGCCGGCAAGGCGAAGCTGCAGGCGCCGGAAGGGGTGCTGGTCCGCAGCGACTGGGGTGTGCTCCCGCTGGTGTCGGTGGCCACCGCGCCGGCCCGCACTGCGCCGCCGGCCATCGCCCCGGTGCCCGTGCCAGTCCAGGCCGCTCCGGCCGTGGCGCCTGCCGCCGCACCCGCGCCGGCCGCCGCGCCCGTCACCGATCCGGAAGCCCGCCTGCGCACGCTGAAGCGCCTGCGCGACGGCGGCCTGATCAGTGAAGAGGAGTTCCAGCAGAAGAAGGCGGAGATCCTGAAGACGCTGTGA
- a CDS encoding ABC transporter ATP-binding protein encodes MAHLKLKGLRKSYGEVETLHGIDLEIQDGEFVVFVGPSGCGKSTLLRCIAGLEEITAGELWIGEQQVNEVPPAKRGIAMVFQSYALYPHMSVAENMAFGLRLAGFTKDAMKAAVTRAAQILQIEHLLERKPKALSGGQRQRVAIGRAIVRKPGVFLFDEPLSNLDAALRVQMRVELSRLHRELQTTMIYVTHDQVEAMTLANRIVVLSAGRIEQVGTPMELYHKPVNRFVAGFIGSPKMNFIDGVLHDGGHVRLKDGTCVSVQADTSRLATGAKVTLGVRPEHIVATGTRTEEAVKAFVQLAEHLGDTTYLHVTVGDSPEPLTVRTDPDNPLNTGDTAWLNFPPQRCFLFDEQGHTLP; translated from the coding sequence ATGGCACATCTGAAGTTGAAGGGACTGCGCAAGTCCTACGGCGAGGTCGAGACGCTGCACGGCATCGACCTCGAGATCCAGGACGGCGAGTTCGTGGTGTTCGTGGGTCCGTCGGGCTGCGGCAAGTCCACGCTGTTGCGCTGCATCGCGGGGTTGGAGGAGATCACGGCCGGAGAGCTGTGGATCGGCGAGCAGCAGGTGAACGAGGTGCCGCCCGCCAAGCGCGGCATCGCGATGGTGTTCCAGAGCTACGCGCTCTATCCGCACATGAGCGTCGCGGAGAACATGGCGTTCGGCCTGCGGCTCGCCGGTTTCACGAAGGACGCGATGAAGGCGGCCGTCACCCGCGCCGCGCAGATCCTGCAGATCGAGCACCTGCTCGAGCGCAAGCCGAAGGCGCTGTCCGGCGGCCAGCGCCAGCGGGTCGCGATCGGCCGCGCCATCGTGCGCAAGCCGGGCGTCTTCCTGTTCGACGAACCGCTGTCGAACCTCGACGCCGCGCTGCGCGTGCAGATGCGCGTGGAACTCTCGCGCCTGCATCGCGAGCTGCAGACCACGATGATCTACGTCACCCACGACCAGGTCGAGGCGATGACCCTCGCCAACCGCATCGTGGTGCTGAGCGCCGGCCGCATCGAGCAGGTCGGCACGCCGATGGAGCTGTACCACAAGCCCGTCAACCGCTTCGTCGCGGGTTTCATCGGCTCGCCGAAGATGAACTTCATCGACGGCGTGCTGCACGACGGCGGCCACGTGCGACTGAAGGACGGCACCTGCGTCTCGGTGCAGGCCGACACCAGCCGGCTCGCCACGGGTGCCAAGGTCACGCTGGGCGTGCGTCCCGAACACATCGTCGCGACCGGCACGCGCACCGAGGAAGCCGTCAAGGCCTTCGTGCAGCTGGCCGAGCACCTGGGCGACACCACGTACCTGCACGTGACCGTGGGCGATTCGCCCGAGCCGCTGACGGTGCGCACCGACCCGGACAACCCCCTAAACACCGGCGACACCGCCTGGCTCAATTTCCCGCCCCAACGTTGTTTCCTGTTCGACGAACAGGGGCACACCCTGCCCTGA
- a CDS encoding alpha-amylase family glycosyl hydrolase, with amino-acid sequence MNTSTSRLAPAADTHWWRGAVIYQVYPRSFADHNGDGVGDIAGIIDRLPYIASLGVDAIWVSPFFKSPMKDFGYDIADYRDVDPLFGTLADMDRLIARTHELGLKLMIDQVLSHTSDQHEWFKESRSSRTNAKADWYVWADPKADGTPPNNWLSVFGGSAWQWDSRRRQFYLHNFLSSQPDLNFHNPEVQDQILADIRFWLERGVDGFRFDACIFHFHDRQLRDNPPAEKRDTRSVGESNPYGMQRHLYDKTQPENLPFLQRIRTLLNEYGAASVGEIGDDDSLRIMAEYTRGGDKLHMAYSFNLLTSDNTAGHIRNEVEELEAQMHDGWASWSYGNHDVPRVLTRWGGPGASTDYSKVAMAMLVSLRGSVCWWQGDELGLTEADIPFEKLQDPYGITFWPDFKGRDGCRTPMPWVQAQPHAGFSRGLDVAPWLPVPAEHATRAVDVNEAKPDSPLNFMRRLLAWRHTQPALVTGDIRFVDAPEPVLVLVRSPEHGGDGATLLCVFNLGADPVDLTLAVPDSLAVATHLDPALQGQREGQRFTLPGHGFYFGEIAA; translated from the coding sequence GTGAACACCTCTACCTCCCGACTCGCTCCCGCTGCCGACACCCACTGGTGGCGCGGCGCCGTGATCTACCAGGTCTACCCCCGCAGCTTCGCCGACCACAACGGCGACGGCGTGGGCGACATCGCCGGCATCATCGACCGGCTGCCCTACATCGCCAGCCTCGGCGTCGATGCGATCTGGGTCTCCCCGTTCTTCAAGTCGCCGATGAAGGACTTCGGCTACGACATCGCCGACTACCGCGACGTGGACCCGCTGTTCGGCACGCTGGCCGACATGGACCGCCTGATCGCCCGCACCCACGAGCTGGGCCTGAAGCTGATGATCGACCAGGTGCTGTCGCACACGTCCGACCAGCACGAATGGTTCAAGGAAAGCCGCTCGAGCCGCACGAACGCGAAGGCCGACTGGTACGTCTGGGCCGACCCGAAGGCCGACGGCACGCCCCCGAACAACTGGCTGAGCGTGTTCGGCGGCTCGGCCTGGCAGTGGGACTCCCGCCGCCGCCAGTTCTACCTGCACAACTTCCTGTCGAGCCAGCCCGACCTGAACTTCCACAACCCGGAAGTGCAGGACCAGATCCTCGCCGACATCCGCTTCTGGCTGGAGCGCGGCGTGGACGGCTTCCGCTTCGACGCCTGCATCTTCCACTTCCACGACCGCCAGCTGCGCGACAACCCGCCGGCCGAGAAGCGCGACACGCGCAGCGTCGGCGAGAGCAACCCGTACGGCATGCAGCGCCACCTGTACGACAAGACGCAGCCCGAGAACCTGCCGTTCCTGCAGCGCATCCGCACGCTGCTGAACGAGTACGGCGCGGCGAGCGTCGGCGAGATCGGCGACGACGACTCGCTGCGCATCATGGCCGAGTACACCCGCGGCGGCGACAAGCTGCACATGGCCTACAGCTTCAACCTGCTGACCAGCGACAACACCGCGGGCCACATCCGCAACGAGGTGGAGGAGCTCGAGGCGCAGATGCACGACGGCTGGGCCAGCTGGTCGTACGGCAACCACGACGTGCCCCGCGTGCTGACCCGCTGGGGCGGCCCGGGTGCCAGCACCGACTACAGCAAGGTCGCGATGGCCATGCTCGTCTCGCTGCGCGGCAGCGTGTGCTGGTGGCAGGGCGACGAGCTGGGCCTGACCGAAGCCGACATCCCGTTCGAGAAGCTCCAGGATCCCTACGGCATCACCTTCTGGCCCGACTTCAAGGGACGCGACGGCTGCCGCACGCCGATGCCCTGGGTGCAGGCCCAGCCGCACGCCGGCTTCAGCCGCGGCCTGGACGTGGCGCCCTGGCTGCCCGTGCCGGCCGAACACGCCACCCGCGCCGTCGACGTCAACGAGGCCAAACCGGACTCGCCGCTGAACTTCATGCGCCGGCTGCTGGCCTGGCGCCACACGCAACCGGCTTTGGTGACGGGCGACATCCGCTTCGTCGACGCCCCGGAACCCGTGCTCGTCCTGGTGCGTTCGCCCGAACACGGCGGCGACGGGGCGACCCTCCTGTGCGTGTTCAACCTCGGGGCCGACCCGGTGGACCTGACGCTCGCGGTGCCCGACAGTCTCGCGGTGGCGACCCACCTCGACCCGGCGCTGCAGGGGCAGCGCGAGGGCCAGCGGTTCACCCTGCCCGGCCACGGCTTCTATTTCGGCGAGATCGCGGCCTGA
- the pgl gene encoding 6-phosphogluconolactonase, translated as MTPNSLREPDLATFENPLQAAQTLAHELVGILAAALQARGAATLAVSGGRSPKLLFDELARSRLDWSRVTVTLVDERWVDPASGDSNERLVRERLLTRHASAATFVPLKTRADHPAEAVEERSRTLQALLAGADAVVLGMGEDGHTASLFPRARGLAEALDPAAAPALAAIEPPVAPHARLGMNLAALLAARHVALLVQGTQKGAMLTAEARAARADNPLPIDALMLHRTRPLRMYWSP; from the coding sequence ATGACCCCGAATTCCCTACGCGAGCCGGATCTCGCGACCTTCGAGAACCCGCTGCAGGCGGCCCAGACCCTCGCGCACGAACTCGTCGGCATCCTCGCGGCCGCGCTGCAGGCCCGGGGCGCGGCGACGCTCGCGGTGTCCGGCGGCCGCAGCCCCAAGCTGCTGTTCGACGAGCTGGCGCGCTCGCGCCTGGACTGGTCCCGTGTCACCGTGACCCTCGTCGACGAACGCTGGGTGGACCCGGCCTCGGGCGACAGCAACGAGCGCCTCGTGCGCGAGCGGCTGCTGACGCGCCACGCCTCGGCCGCCACGTTCGTGCCGCTGAAGACCCGCGCGGACCATCCGGCCGAAGCCGTGGAGGAACGCTCCCGCACGCTGCAGGCCCTGCTCGCCGGCGCCGACGCCGTGGTGCTGGGCATGGGCGAGGACGGCCACACCGCCTCGCTGTTCCCGCGCGCCCGCGGCCTCGCCGAAGCGCTGGACCCGGCCGCCGCACCCGCCCTCGCCGCGATCGAGCCGCCGGTGGCGCCCCATGCGCGGCTCGGCATGAACCTCGCCGCGCTGCTGGCCGCCCGTCACGTCGCGCTGCTCGTGCAGGGCACGCAGAAGGGCGCGATGCTGACGGCGGAGGCCCGCGCCGCCCGCGCCGACAACCCACTGCCGATCGATGCCTTGATGCTTCACCGCACGCGACCGCTTAGGATGTACTGGAGCCCCTGA
- a CDS encoding glucokinase, whose product MNQQFTYPRLLGDIGGTNARFAWQEAEGAPLTDIATLPCADFATVLDAIREYLRAHGKAQPRWSAMGIANPITGDRVQMTNHHWSFSISEVQRDLGLDRYLLINDFTALALSLPALERAQLRQVGGGDAVPGGPIALLGAGTGLGVSGLLQTAGGQSVPLNGEGGHVTLGGVDAREDAVIAVLRRRYGHASAERALSGPGIVALYEALCELDGVAAKPMTAATITAAAQAGQDAQAVETEAVFFSLLGTVAGNLALSLGARGGVYIGGGIVPRLGDRILSSSFRSRFESKGRFQPYLASIPVFVVAAEVSPALIGAARALDVL is encoded by the coding sequence TTGAACCAGCAATTCACGTATCCGCGCCTGCTGGGCGACATCGGCGGCACGAATGCCCGCTTCGCATGGCAGGAGGCCGAAGGGGCCCCGCTCACCGACATCGCGACCCTTCCGTGTGCCGATTTCGCAACGGTGCTCGACGCGATCAGGGAATACCTGAGGGCCCATGGCAAGGCCCAGCCGCGCTGGTCCGCGATGGGCATCGCGAACCCGATCACGGGCGACCGCGTGCAGATGACCAACCACCACTGGTCGTTCTCGATTTCCGAGGTGCAGCGCGACCTGGGCCTCGACCGCTACCTGCTCATCAACGACTTCACGGCGCTCGCGCTGTCGCTGCCGGCGCTCGAGCGGGCGCAGCTGCGCCAGGTGGGTGGCGGCGACGCCGTGCCGGGCGGCCCCATCGCGCTGCTCGGCGCGGGCACGGGCCTCGGCGTGTCCGGCCTGCTGCAGACGGCGGGCGGTCAGAGCGTGCCGCTGAACGGCGAGGGTGGGCACGTCACCCTCGGGGGTGTCGACGCGCGCGAGGACGCGGTGATCGCGGTGCTGCGCCGTCGCTATGGCCACGCTTCGGCCGAGCGGGCGCTGTCCGGGCCCGGCATCGTCGCCCTGTACGAGGCGCTGTGCGAACTCGACGGGGTGGCTGCGAAGCCCATGACGGCCGCGACGATCACGGCCGCGGCCCAGGCCGGGCAGGATGCCCAGGCCGTCGAGACCGAGGCCGTCTTCTTCTCGCTGCTCGGCACCGTGGCCGGCAACCTCGCGCTGTCGCTCGGCGCGCGGGGTGGGGTTTACATCGGGGGGGGTATCGTCCCGCGCCTCGGTGACCGTATCCTCTCGTCCAGCTTCCGCAGCCGATTCGAGAGCAAGGGGCGGTTCCAGCCGTACCTCGCGTCGATTCCGGTGTTCGTCGTGGCGGCCGAGGTCTCGCCGGCCCTGATCGGTGCGGCCCGCGCCCTCGACGTCCTTTGA
- a CDS encoding maltoporin, which yields MIKKFKMLAVAAAAAGAFGAPSAFAQGIEFHGYMRTQVGATSEGGGLQCFQARGAQAKYRLGNECDSYGEAMVVAPFGKADGAWAKYNLMLALQENNAQDFEGTNGNSFNVASRQNFFQGGGFFGDSATFGDAKVWVGKRYYNRHDIHINDYYYWSNSGPGAGIEDISFGTVKFAFAYQQRNSDGGTGNGHDSANMTSKHLSARLYEIPTNKDGKLEGELLYLFGSTANKTATAAPEGKGTQLFLEHTQSNVMGGGFNKFAVVLGEGLGANWSFVPTYVGGSEAAENDWSYRIHDQFYFDLAGTNVSGMATASYGKVFANAGGADSQWASFGIRPQYNFNDNVSIAVEAGYDQAKSGSEPTAKLAKLTIAPQLTLSKGFWSRPVFRGFVTYAKWNDANTLGGNKIANGVFGDKTNGLTYGLQVESWW from the coding sequence ATGATCAAGAAGTTCAAGATGTTGGCCGTGGCAGCCGCCGCGGCCGGCGCCTTTGGTGCGCCCTCGGCGTTCGCCCAGGGCATCGAGTTCCACGGCTACATGCGCACGCAAGTCGGCGCCACGAGTGAAGGCGGCGGCCTGCAGTGCTTCCAGGCACGCGGCGCCCAGGCCAAGTACCGCCTCGGCAACGAGTGCGACTCGTACGGCGAAGCCATGGTCGTGGCCCCGTTCGGCAAGGCCGACGGCGCCTGGGCCAAGTACAACCTGATGCTCGCGCTCCAGGAAAACAACGCCCAGGACTTCGAAGGCACCAACGGCAACAGCTTCAACGTGGCCAGCCGCCAGAACTTCTTCCAGGGTGGGGGCTTCTTCGGTGACAGCGCCACCTTCGGCGACGCCAAGGTGTGGGTCGGCAAGCGCTACTACAACCGCCACGACATCCACATCAACGACTACTACTACTGGAGCAACAGCGGCCCCGGCGCCGGCATCGAGGACATCTCGTTCGGCACGGTCAAGTTCGCCTTCGCCTACCAGCAGCGCAACAGCGACGGCGGCACCGGCAACGGCCACGACTCGGCGAACATGACGTCGAAGCACCTCAGCGCCCGCCTGTACGAGATCCCGACCAACAAGGACGGCAAGCTCGAAGGTGAACTGCTGTACCTCTTCGGCAGCACCGCCAACAAGACGGCCACCGCCGCGCCGGAAGGCAAGGGCACGCAGCTGTTCCTCGAGCACACCCAGAGCAACGTCATGGGCGGCGGCTTCAACAAGTTCGCCGTGGTGCTGGGTGAAGGCCTGGGCGCCAACTGGAGCTTCGTGCCGACGTACGTCGGTGGCAGCGAAGCCGCCGAGAACGACTGGTCCTACCGCATCCACGACCAGTTCTACTTCGACCTGGCCGGCACGAACGTGAGCGGCATGGCCACCGCCTCGTACGGCAAGGTGTTCGCGAACGCCGGCGGCGCCGACTCGCAGTGGGCCAGCTTCGGCATCCGCCCGCAGTACAACTTCAACGACAACGTGAGCATCGCCGTCGAAGCCGGCTACGACCAGGCCAAGAGCGGCTCGGAACCCACCGCCAAGCTGGCCAAGCTGACGATCGCCCCGCAACTGACGCTCTCCAAGGGCTTCTGGTCGCGTCCGGTCTTCCGCGGCTTCGTCACCTATGCGAAGTGGAACGACGCCAACACGCTCGGCGGCAACAAGATCGCCAACGGCGTCTTCGGCGACAAGACCAACGGCCTGACGTACGGCCTGCAAGTCGAGTCCTGGTGGTGA
- a CDS encoding SIS domain-containing protein, translating to MPRSRATPKTPDPSPATATLLQRIEAARDELRPSEQQAADYVLQHPNEVIDLSFAELATRAGVSQPTIARFCNALGFSGLREFKLRLAKSLATGLPYIHHDVNAQDSSAEVGAKVFDRAIAALVTVRNHLDPSSLTRAVEALCTARRIEFYGVGNSGIVAMDAQHKFFRLGVPTAALSDTHVQAMSASLLEPGDVLVAISGSGRTRDVIRSVEIGREAGATAIGLTVPGSPLARACDISLNVDVPEDPDVYAPMTSRLAHLAVLDVLAVSVALARGPELVAQLRRSKAVLQEKRTPES from the coding sequence ATGCCCCGTTCCCGCGCCACCCCCAAGACCCCCGACCCCTCGCCCGCCACCGCCACGCTGCTGCAACGCATCGAGGCCGCGCGGGACGAACTGCGTCCGTCCGAACAGCAGGCCGCCGACTACGTGCTGCAGCACCCGAACGAGGTGATCGACCTGTCGTTCGCGGAACTGGCCACGCGCGCCGGCGTGAGCCAGCCCACCATCGCGCGCTTCTGCAACGCACTGGGCTTCAGCGGCCTGCGCGAGTTCAAGCTGCGCCTGGCCAAGAGCCTGGCCACCGGGCTGCCGTACATCCACCACGACGTCAACGCGCAGGACTCCTCCGCGGAGGTGGGGGCGAAAGTGTTCGACCGCGCGATCGCCGCGCTGGTCACCGTGCGCAACCACCTCGACCCGTCATCGCTCACGAGGGCCGTCGAGGCGCTGTGCACGGCACGCCGCATCGAGTTCTATGGTGTCGGCAACTCGGGCATCGTCGCGATGGACGCGCAGCACAAGTTCTTCCGCCTGGGCGTGCCCACGGCGGCCCTGTCGGACACACACGTGCAGGCGATGTCCGCCTCGCTGCTGGAACCCGGCGACGTGCTCGTCGCGATCTCCGGCAGCGGCCGAACGCGCGACGTGATCCGCAGCGTCGAGATTGGCCGCGAGGCGGGCGCCACGGCCATCGGCCTCACGGTGCCAGGCTCGCCGCTGGCCCGCGCCTGCGACATCTCGCTGAACGTGGACGTGCCGGAGGACCCGGACGTCTATGCCCCGATGACCTCGCGCCTCGCGCACCTGGCGGTGCTGGACGTGCTGGCCGTGTCGGTGGCGCTCGCACGCGGCCCCGAACTGGTGGCGCAGTTGCGCCGCTCAAAGGCCGTGCTGCAGGAAAAGCGCACACCGGAGTCCTGA
- the malF gene encoding maltose ABC transporter permease MalF: MSLSRWLPPVLLAAVLLAALYVVVAVHAAGETLLAGTILVIVALAAWIYSSSKAYAYRYLFPGIGAALIFVVFPMVYTMGIGFTNHSSKNLLKFPRATQYLIDETHQVEGQSLQFTLHADGAEFRARFENPETQAAFVSGPLALKNNNPLELAVEPAENVKIPLGEPLQLRDLIPRQAALKALTFVTPDGRKLRMTGLRQFGPVEPLYEPRGDGTLLNKENGDVLTANFKTGFYENQRGERIQPGFQVNVGLDNYRRIFTDSAFREPFIRIFVWTVMFSALTVFFAAALGMLLAVLFNWDALKFKGVYRIMLFLPYAVPGFISILVFKGLFNNNFGEINLILHALFGIKPAWFSDPTLAKIMLLIVNVWLGYPYMMVVCMGLIKAIPADLYEASAVAGAGPLVNFFRITLPLILKPLTPLLISAFAFNFNNFVLIALLTGGRPDFLDTSVPAGTTDLLVSYTYRIAFQDSGQQFGLAAAISTVIFAMVAVISLVQMRFTKIAREETR; the protein is encoded by the coding sequence ATGTCCCTGTCCCGCTGGTTGCCTCCGGTCCTCCTGGCCGCGGTGCTGCTGGCCGCGCTGTATGTCGTGGTGGCCGTGCATGCCGCCGGCGAGACGTTGCTGGCAGGCACCATCCTCGTGATCGTCGCGCTCGCCGCGTGGATCTATTCGTCGTCGAAGGCCTACGCGTACCGCTACCTGTTCCCGGGCATCGGGGCGGCGCTGATCTTCGTCGTGTTCCCGATGGTCTACACGATGGGCATCGGCTTCACGAACCACAGTTCGAAGAACCTGCTCAAGTTCCCCCGCGCCACCCAGTACCTGATCGACGAGACGCACCAGGTCGAGGGCCAGAGCCTGCAGTTCACGCTGCACGCCGACGGCGCCGAGTTCCGCGCCCGCTTCGAGAACCCCGAAACCCAGGCCGCCTTCGTCTCCGGCCCCCTGGCGCTCAAGAACAACAACCCGCTCGAGCTGGCCGTGGAGCCCGCCGAGAACGTGAAGATCCCGCTGGGCGAGCCGCTGCAGCTGCGCGACCTGATCCCGCGCCAGGCCGCCCTCAAGGCCCTCACCTTCGTGACGCCGGACGGCCGCAAGCTGCGCATGACCGGCCTGCGCCAGTTCGGTCCCGTGGAGCCGCTGTACGAGCCGCGCGGCGACGGCACGCTGCTCAACAAGGAAAACGGCGACGTCCTCACCGCGAACTTCAAGACCGGCTTCTACGAGAACCAGCGCGGCGAGCGCATCCAGCCGGGCTTCCAGGTCAACGTGGGCCTCGACAACTACCGCCGCATCTTCACCGACAGCGCGTTCCGCGAGCCCTTCATCCGCATCTTCGTGTGGACGGTCATGTTCTCGGCGCTCACGGTGTTCTTCGCCGCGGCGCTGGGCATGCTGCTGGCCGTGCTGTTCAACTGGGACGCGCTGAAGTTCAAGGGCGTGTACCGCATCATGCTGTTCCTGCCCTACGCGGTACCGGGGTTCATCTCGATCCTCGTGTTCAAGGGCCTGTTCAACAACAACTTCGGCGAGATCAACCTGATCCTGCACGCGCTGTTCGGCATCAAGCCGGCGTGGTTCTCGGACCCGACGCTCGCGAAGATCATGCTGCTGATCGTCAACGTGTGGCTCGGCTACCCGTACATGATGGTGGTGTGCATGGGCCTCATCAAGGCCATCCCCGCCGACCTGTACGAGGCCTCGGCCGTGGCCGGCGCCGGCCCGCTCGTCAACTTCTTCCGCATCACGCTGCCGCTGATCCTCAAGCCGCTCACGCCGCTGCTGATCTCCGCGTTCGCGTTCAACTTCAACAACTTCGTGCTGATCGCGCTGCTGACCGGCGGCCGGCCCGATTTCCTCGACACCAGCGTGCCCGCGGGCACCACCGACCTGCTGGTGTCGTACACGTACCGCATCGCGTTCCAGGACTCCGGCCAGCAGTTCGGCCTGGCCGCCGCCATCTCGACCGTGATCTTCGCCATGGTGGCCGTCATCTCGCTGGTGCAGATGCGCTTCACGAAGAT
- the malE gene encoding maltose/maltodextrin ABC transporter substrate-binding protein MalE, whose protein sequence is MKIQRQKIKLLAAAAALTLGSGFALHAQAAEPGKLLIWINGDKGYNGLAKVGEEFTKKTGVQVVVEHPEDAPGKFQQAAAAGKGPDIWIWPHDRIGEWIAGGLLQTVTPGKKVQADIDPLAWKAFTVGGKTWGYPLSIEAVALVYNKALVPNPPKTFEEIAALDKKLAAGGKKAILWDYNNTYFTWPLLAANGGYAFKLKADGTYDPADTGVNNAGALKGADLLAKYVKDGVMTKGAGYAEMEAGMAQGKVAMMINGPWSWDNLKKAKIDYGVAKIPTVAGKKAAPFVGVLGAMVSKASPNRDVAIEFIENHMLSVDGLKKINDDVPLGTPASKALYAELKANPNIQATMASAQDGAPMPNNPEMGRFWSSMQSALQNMTEGRQSPKEALDGAAKRITTK, encoded by the coding sequence ATGAAGATCCAACGCCAGAAGATCAAACTGCTGGCCGCCGCGGCGGCCCTCACCCTCGGCAGCGGCTTCGCGCTGCACGCCCAGGCCGCCGAACCCGGCAAGCTGCTGATCTGGATCAACGGCGACAAGGGCTACAACGGCCTGGCCAAGGTCGGCGAGGAATTCACGAAGAAGACCGGCGTGCAGGTCGTCGTCGAGCACCCGGAAGACGCCCCGGGCAAGTTCCAGCAGGCCGCCGCCGCCGGCAAGGGCCCGGACATCTGGATCTGGCCGCATGATCGCATCGGCGAGTGGATCGCCGGCGGCCTGCTGCAGACCGTGACCCCGGGCAAGAAGGTCCAGGCCGACATCGACCCGCTGGCCTGGAAGGCCTTCACGGTGGGTGGCAAGACCTGGGGCTACCCGCTCTCGATCGAAGCCGTCGCCCTCGTCTACAACAAGGCCCTCGTGCCGAACCCGCCGAAGACCTTCGAGGAAATCGCGGCGCTCGACAAGAAGCTGGCCGCCGGCGGCAAGAAGGCCATCCTCTGGGACTACAACAACACGTACTTCACCTGGCCGCTGCTGGCCGCCAACGGTGGCTACGCGTTCAAGCTGAAGGCCGACGGCACGTACGACCCGGCCGACACCGGCGTGAACAACGCCGGCGCGCTCAAGGGCGCCGACCTGCTGGCCAAGTACGTCAAGGACGGCGTGATGACCAAGGGTGCCGGCTACGCCGAGATGGAAGCCGGCATGGCCCAGGGCAAGGTCGCGATGATGATCAACGGCCCGTGGTCGTGGGACAACCTGAAGAAGGCCAAGATCGACTACGGCGTCGCCAAGATCCCGACCGTCGCCGGCAAGAAGGCCGCGCCGTTCGTGGGCGTGCTGGGCGCGATGGTCTCGAAGGCGTCGCCGAACCGCGACGTGGCGATCGAGTTCATCGAGAACCACATGCTGAGCGTCGACGGCCTGAAGAAGATCAACGACGACGTGCCGCTGGGCACCCCGGCCAGCAAGGCGCTGTACGCCGAGCTGAAGGCGAACCCCAACATCCAGGCGACGATGGCCAGCGCGCAGGACGGCGCTCCCATGCCGAACAACCCGGAAATGGGCCGCTTCTGGTCGTCGATGCAGTCGGCCCTGCAGAACATGACCGAAGGCCGCCAGTCGCCGAAGGAAGCGCTGGACGGCGCGGCCAAGCGCATCACCACGAAGTAA